The proteins below are encoded in one region of Glandiceps talaboti chromosome 17, keGlaTala1.1, whole genome shotgun sequence:
- the LOC144448171 gene encoding E3 ubiquitin-protein ligase TRIM56-like has product MAAQAFELLDKIDENFLECSICLERYRSAKCLPCLHNFCQPCLVKLVEKTRNSVTCPTCRRSHDLPNDGVEGIADNFFINKLVDMFSKQKISSSESRKCEGCQQGECVQHCVECGLDLCSECVKAHTRFPMTKSHQIMTLDKYSCQKSDDPVKVRSPVYCRNHKDYQVEFFCDDCESTICLKCTALDHRNHSYHCVKEAAKSYTETLAKMIGELKVKGAKAAKTQQEIKKIDHDLDVSFQTESDKLEKHIHKTREDVLRLIQESGNELTKELKDEYDTRKANLNVQLNKINCTENDVSSVSNYAENFLKYGNAAQLMSAKKAMSIQMEALLREEPRVGLTENGNMRFEPYYDFCTNKTVGVVCKVKGNYTEDQGCDEMKEIDIDVNIDEQVGIGLTNPGVTATLPHRFRKPGRGNRQPSAREY; this is encoded by the coding sequence ATGGCTGCGCAGGCATTTGAGCTTTTAgacaaaattgatgaaaattttCTTGAATGCAGCATATGTCTTGAACGCTATAGAAGTGCTAAGTGTTTACCATGCCTACATAACTTCTGTCAACCTTGTCTTGTGAAACTAGTGGAAAAAACCCGCAATAGTGTAACCTGCCCGACTTGTCGCAGGTCCCATGACCTGCCTAATGATGGCGTCGAAGGTATTGCTGATAATTTCTTCATTAACAAATTGGTGGACATGTTCAGTAAGCAGAAGATTAGTTCAAGTGAGTCCAGAAAGTGTGAGGGTTGTCAACAAGGAGAATGTGTTCAACACTGCGTTGAATGTGGCCTTGATTTGTGCAGTGAGTGTGTTAAGGCCCATACTCGGTTTCCCATGACCAAGTCACACCAGATAATGACTCTTGACAAATACTCTTGCCAAAAATCCGATGACCCAGTTAAAGTGCGTTCACCTGTGTACTGCCGAAACCACAAAGACTACCAGGTAGAATTCTTCTGTGACGACTGCGAATCAACCATATGTCTGAAGTGCACGGCACTTGATCATCGTAACCATAGCTACCATTGCGTGAAAGAGGCTGCTAAATCATACACGGAGACATTGGCTAAAATGATCGGGGAGTTAAAAGTGAAAGGAGCTAAAGCTGCTAAAACCCAACaggaaataaagaaaatagATCATGACCTGGATGTATCCTTTCAAACGGAGAGTGACAAACTAGAAAAACACATCCACAAAACACGTGAAGATGTCCTCCGTCTGATACAAGAAAGCGGGAATGAACTCACTAAAGAACTAAAAGATGAATATGACACAAGGAAAGCTAACTTGAATGTGCaattaaacaaaattaattGCACTGAAAATGATGTATCATCTGTCAGTAATTACGCTGAAAATTTCTTGAAGTATGGAAATGCAGCCCAATTGATGTCTGCCAAAAAAGCAATGTCGATCCAAATGGAAGCTTTGCTGAGGGAAGAGCCACGTGTTGGTTTGACTGAAAACGGTAACATGCGATTCGAACCGTACTATGATTTCTGCACAAACAAAACTGTTGGTGTGGTATGTAAGGTGAAAGGAAATTATACAGAGGATCAAGGCTGtgatgaaatgaaagaaattgaCATTGATGTTAACATTGATGAACAAGTGGGAATTGGTTTGACAAATCCAGGAGTAACTGCGACTTTGCCACATAGGTTTAGAAAGCCCGGTCGTGGGAATCGACAGCCTTCAGCTCGTGAGTATTGA